A genomic window from Marivivens aquimaris includes:
- a CDS encoding class I SAM-dependent DNA methyltransferase: protein MNPTEIYDALAEIAAKPFDPNEFPFAFAEATDAAKAAISKLRNGSTNKSDVSGGVLFNKKFHYAPALKGLTDVTLDQLRASKKTKASKPAILIATDGETIAAEHPVSGDTLHCTFSELGDHFGFFLPAAGKERYRAVEENPVDVKATGKLARLYDALTKANPDWGSDDRRHEMNQLMMRLIFCMFAEDVGIFPDNQFSRLLFTHAGDKGEEARETIITAFNAMNLPKDKRGALPAWTAELEYVNGGLFAGTIDAPRFDTISFRYLRDACDLDWREINPDIFGSMIQSVADPKQRSELGMHYTSVPNIMKVIGPLFLDDLDAEIHKAWDRAKALQRVLDRMSRIRVFDPACGSGNFLVVSYRELRARESRILQRLEELTGPGSMQMFSAIPISNFYGIEIADFAAETAKLALFIAEYQANASFAEVFGRRPAALPLKDAAHIRRGDSLYTRWEEVCPHPGEEEEVFIAGNPPFLGKAQQDADHKAGMDHVFKGKVKSYRAFDLVAAWFFKASVYLRGRNVRAALVSTNSICQGASAANLWPEILTDGVEIGFAHRSFKWRNNASANAAVICVVVGMRNKSNATKRIFDGDVSEEAANINSYLLNDQNVFVTGASKGIFGLPEMNFGCMPYDAGNLLLLPEEKEQMLAEAPEASKFIRRFMGSQEVVKGIERHCLWISDSDLRDAMAIPPVALRVEATREARLKMTDKGGIELADRPHQFREHVAPERHAILVPSVTSERRPYLPVERVGADVIASNLNQVLYDAPEWCIALIASRLHLVWIATVCGKLKSDFRYSNTLGWNTFPVPKFSEDQLAELSASARRILKCRYSHFPKTIAELYDPDKMPDDLRAVHRENDDLLETMYIGRPFRNDTERLEKLFKLYAAKVKSQDKKGARA from the coding sequence ATGAACCCGACTGAAATTTACGATGCCCTTGCCGAGATTGCGGCCAAGCCATTTGATCCGAATGAATTCCCCTTTGCTTTTGCTGAGGCGACGGATGCGGCCAAGGCAGCGATCTCGAAGCTGCGCAATGGCTCGACCAACAAATCGGATGTTTCTGGCGGCGTTCTGTTCAATAAGAAGTTCCACTACGCGCCTGCACTAAAGGGCCTGACTGATGTCACGCTCGATCAGCTGCGCGCCTCTAAGAAAACCAAGGCGTCCAAGCCCGCGATCCTGATCGCGACCGATGGCGAAACCATTGCAGCGGAACACCCGGTTTCAGGCGATACACTGCATTGCACCTTCAGCGAGTTAGGTGATCATTTCGGCTTTTTCCTACCCGCCGCTGGCAAGGAACGCTACCGCGCGGTCGAAGAGAACCCTGTCGACGTCAAAGCGACCGGCAAGCTCGCCCGCCTCTATGACGCGCTGACCAAGGCCAACCCGGACTGGGGCAGCGACGATCGGCGGCACGAGATGAACCAGCTGATGATGCGGCTCATCTTCTGCATGTTTGCCGAAGACGTCGGCATCTTCCCGGACAACCAGTTCTCGCGCCTTTTGTTCACCCATGCTGGAGACAAGGGCGAGGAGGCGCGTGAAACCATCATCACCGCCTTCAACGCCATGAACCTGCCCAAGGACAAGCGCGGCGCCCTGCCGGCATGGACGGCAGAGCTGGAATACGTAAACGGCGGGCTGTTCGCGGGCACCATCGACGCGCCGCGGTTTGACACGATCTCCTTCCGCTACCTGCGCGATGCCTGCGATCTTGATTGGCGGGAAATCAACCCTGACATCTTCGGGTCGATGATCCAGTCGGTGGCTGATCCCAAGCAGCGCTCGGAACTGGGGATGCACTACACCTCGGTTCCGAACATCATGAAGGTGATCGGGCCGCTGTTCCTTGATGATCTGGATGCCGAGATCCACAAGGCCTGGGACCGCGCAAAAGCGTTGCAGCGAGTGCTGGACCGCATGTCGCGCATTCGCGTCTTTGACCCCGCCTGTGGCTCGGGCAACTTTCTGGTCGTGTCCTACCGCGAGCTGCGGGCGCGAGAGTCGCGCATCCTGCAGCGGCTGGAGGAGCTCACCGGCCCCGGCTCGATGCAGATGTTTTCGGCCATCCCGATCAGCAATTTCTACGGGATCGAGATCGCGGACTTTGCGGCAGAGACCGCCAAGCTCGCGCTGTTCATTGCCGAGTATCAGGCCAATGCCAGCTTTGCCGAGGTTTTTGGTCGCCGTCCTGCCGCGCTACCGCTGAAAGACGCAGCGCATATCAGGCGAGGGGACTCCCTTTATACCCGATGGGAGGAGGTCTGCCCGCACCCCGGCGAAGAAGAGGAAGTTTTCATCGCGGGCAACCCCCCGTTCCTTGGAAAGGCCCAGCAGGACGCGGATCACAAAGCCGGAATGGACCATGTCTTCAAGGGTAAGGTAAAGTCTTACCGAGCGTTTGACTTAGTGGCGGCATGGTTCTTCAAGGCCTCGGTCTATCTGCGTGGTCGTAATGTCCGTGCTGCTCTGGTGTCGACCAATTCAATCTGCCAAGGGGCATCGGCAGCCAACCTCTGGCCCGAAATCTTGACTGACGGCGTGGAAATCGGGTTCGCGCATCGATCCTTCAAGTGGCGCAACAATGCATCGGCAAATGCCGCAGTCATTTGCGTGGTCGTCGGGATGCGAAACAAATCAAATGCGACCAAGCGCATTTTCGATGGTGATGTTTCCGAGGAAGCCGCAAATATCAATTCGTATCTCTTGAACGACCAAAACGTATTCGTGACCGGTGCGAGCAAAGGGATTTTCGGGCTCCCTGAGATGAACTTTGGCTGCATGCCCTATGACGCTGGAAACCTGCTACTGCTTCCGGAGGAAAAAGAGCAGATGCTGGCTGAAGCACCCGAGGCATCGAAGTTCATTCGTCGTTTCATGGGGTCGCAGGAGGTTGTGAAAGGAATAGAACGACATTGCCTTTGGATTTCAGATTCCGACCTGCGTGATGCGATGGCCATCCCGCCTGTCGCTCTTCGTGTCGAAGCGACCAGAGAGGCTCGTCTTAAAATGACCGATAAGGGCGGCATTGAACTTGCAGATCGGCCACACCAGTTCCGCGAGCATGTTGCGCCTGAACGTCATGCTATCCTTGTCCCAAGCGTCACTTCTGAGCGCCGTCCCTACCTTCCAGTAGAGCGCGTTGGAGCCGATGTAATTGCGTCGAACCTGAACCAAGTGCTCTACGACGCCCCTGAATGGTGCATCGCCCTGATCGCCTCGCGCCTGCATCTGGTCTGGATCGCTACAGTCTGCGGCAAGCTGAAGTCTGATTTCCGCTATTCTAATACCCTCGGTTGGAACACCTTCCCCGTGCCGAAGTTCAGCGAGGATCAACTGGCAGAGCTATCCGCCTCGGCGCGGCGCATCCTCAAGTGCCGCTACTCGCATTTCCCCAAGACCATCGCCGAGCTTTACGACCCCGACAAAATGCCCGACGACCTGCGCGCCGTGCATCGCGAAAACGATGACCTCTTGGAGACGATGTATATCGGCCGCCCCTTCCGCAATGACACTGAGCGGTTGGAAAAGCTCTTCAAGCTCTATGCCGCCAAGGTGAAATCGCAGGACAAGAAGGGCGCGCGCGCATGA
- a CDS encoding Abi family protein: protein MTDQNAPQKTSEAAPEGPPHDLVHRRGQKPAEAPKGNLTASHEAIDSADVATDQVQTLTDLRVQKLLTDCLSDRRLQRYAPAAGDAGVAREDIYLWNCDLSEAFQFALHMAEVTCRNSVHNALTYRDPRWFENATFLKILDPVRRKDLDNAIADETDQHGDVVDAHHMVSALSFGFWEHLTTKRFQRYLFPKGFQRVFKHAPWDAKLEDLHDLIESVRRWRNRIAHHNAIFDKGPSSKYQDALKLIGWSSPDLEAWVATRCRVNQIINARPKGE from the coding sequence ATGACCGATCAGAACGCGCCCCAAAAAACAAGCGAGGCGGCGCCCGAAGGCCCGCCTCATGATCTTGTCCACAGGAGGGGCCAGAAGCCTGCCGAAGCACCTAAAGGCAACCTCACCGCGTCTCACGAAGCAATAGATAGCGCTGATGTGGCCACGGATCAAGTTCAAACTCTGACCGATCTTAGGGTTCAGAAGCTGTTAACCGACTGCCTGAGCGACCGAAGACTGCAGCGATACGCCCCTGCGGCGGGTGATGCCGGGGTGGCGCGCGAGGACATCTACCTCTGGAACTGCGACCTGTCCGAGGCCTTTCAATTTGCTTTGCATATGGCGGAAGTGACTTGCCGGAACAGCGTCCACAACGCCCTGACGTACCGCGACCCGCGATGGTTTGAAAACGCAACATTCCTGAAAATCCTGGACCCTGTTCGCAGGAAGGACCTCGACAACGCTATCGCTGATGAGACCGATCAACACGGTGACGTTGTGGATGCCCACCACATGGTTTCGGCCTTGTCTTTCGGGTTTTGGGAGCATCTGACGACCAAGCGATTCCAGCGTTATCTGTTCCCGAAAGGGTTTCAGCGGGTGTTCAAGCACGCTCCATGGGATGCCAAGCTGGAAGACTTGCACGACTTGATCGAAAGCGTTCGCCGCTGGCGTAACCGCATCGCGCACCACAATGCGATCTTCGACAAAGGCCCATCATCGAAGTACCAAGACGCGTTAAAGCTGATCGGGTGGTCCTCTCCGGACTTGGAGGCATGGGTAGCAACCCGATGCCGTGTGAACCAGATTATCAACGCGCGCCCGAAGGGAGAATGA